From Curtobacterium sp. MCBA15_012:
CCGGGGTGATGCCGGTGATCATGCCCGAGCGCACGAGGTTCTCGCACGTCTCCATCGCGAGGTACGGGTTGATCGCCGAGGCGCCGTACCCGATCAGGGTCGCGACGTGGTGGACCTCGCGCACATCGCCGGCCTCGACGATGAGCCCGACCTTCATGCGCTGCTCGGTGCGGATGAGGTGGTGGTGCACCGCGGCGAGCAGCAGCAGGCTCGGGACGGGTGCCTGCTCGGCGTTGCCGTCGCGGTCGGACAGCACGATGAACTGCTTGCCCGACTCGATCGCGGCGTCGACCTCGTCGCACACCGCGGCGATGCGCTTCTGCATCGCCTTCTTGCCCGCGTCGACGCGGTACAGACCCCGGATCGTCACGGTCAGGTCGCGGCCGGACGCGGTCTCGAAGTGCTGGATCTTCGCGAGCTCGTCGTTGTCGATGACCGGGAAGTCGAGGACGATCTGCTTCGCGTGCTCGGGTCCGGCGTCCAGGAGGTTGCGCTCCGGCCCGAGGCCCATGCCCATCGAGGTGACGACCTGCTCGCGGATCGAGTCGAGCGGCGGGTTCGTCACCTGCGCGAACTGCTGCGTGAAGTAGTCGAACAGCAGGCGCGGGCGGGTGGAGAGCACCGCGATCGGGGTGTCCGAACCCATCGCACCGAGCGGCTCGGCACCGGTCTGCGCCATCGGGCGGAGCAGGATCCGGACCTCTTCCTCGGTGTAGCCGAAGGCACGCTGCCGCCGCGTCACCGAGGCCGGGGTGTGCACGATGTGCTCGCGGTCGGGCAGGTCGGACAGGTTGATCCGGCCCTCGTCGAGCCACTGCGCCCAGGGACCGGAGGCCGCGAGGCCGCGCTTGACCTCGTCGTCCTCGATGATGCGGCCTGCCTCGGTGTCCACGACGAACATCCGACCCGGCCGCAGCCGGCCCTTGCGCACGACCTTGCCCGGCGGCACGTCGATGACGCCCGTCTCGGAGCCCATCACGATGAGCCCGTCGTCGGTGACGAGGAAGCGCCCGGGACGGAGGCCGTTGCGGTCGAGCGTCGCGCCGACGATCGACCCGTCGGTGAACGTGATCGCGGCCGGGCCGTCCCACGGCTCCATGAGCATCGAGTGGTACTCGTAGAACGCCCGGAGGTCCGGGTCCATCCCGACCTGGTTCTCCCACGCCTCGGGCACCATCATCGACACCGCGTGCGGCAGCGAGCGGCCGGACAGCGTGAGCAGCTCGAGGGTCTCGTCGAACGAGGCGGAGTCACTCGCGCCGGGGCTGACGACGGGCAGCAGCGGTGCGACGTCGCCGAGCAGTTCGCTCTCGAGCTGCGACTGCCGCGCGCGCATCCAGTTGCGGTTGCCGCGGACGGTGTTGATCTCGCCGTTGTGCGCGAGGGTGCGGAACGGCTGCGCGAGCGGCCACGACGGGAAGGTGTTCGTCGAGTACCGCGAGTGCACGATCGCGAGCTTCGAGGCGAAGCGCTCGTCGCTCAGGTCGGGGTAGAACGGCTCGAGCTGGAGCGTCGTGACCATGCCCTTGTAGACCATGGTCCGGCTCGACAGCGACGGGAAGAACACCTCGGTGTCGCGCTCGGCGCGCTTGCGGAGCCGGAAGGCCTGGCGGTCGAGGGCGATGCCGCTCCAGGCGGCCCCGTGCGCGTCGTGCCGCATCGACGCGACGAAGAGCTGCTCGAAGGCGGGCATCGCGGCGCGCGCCAGGGTGCCGAGCACCTCCGGACGAACCGGGACCGGACGCCAACCGAGGACCTTGAGGCCCTCCTCGCGTGCCATCCGTTCGACGGCGCCCTGCACCGCGTGCCGGGCGTCGTCGTCGACGGGCAGGTAGGCGGTGCCGACGGCGTACTCCCCCGCGGCGGGCAGCGCGAAGTCGACCTCGTCGCGCAGGAAGGCGTCCGGCACCTGGCACAGGATGCCGGCGCCGTCGCCGGTGCCCGCGTCGGACCCGACCGCACCGCGGTGCTCGAGGTTGCGCAGGGCGCCGAGGGCGGCGTCGACGATGTCGTGTCCGGCCGTGCCGCGGAGCGTCGCGACCATCGCGAGCCCGCAGGCGTCCTTCTCGTTCGCCGGGTCGTACGCGCCGACGGCGTCGGGCACGGCCGAGAAGCGTCGGTGCGGCGGCAGGAGCGCGCCGGTCGACCGGGGGGCAGTGTGTGGCTGGAGCGCCATGGGGAACCGTCCTCACGAGGAAGTGGAACAGGGACGTCGGTGGCCCGGTGGTGCGTTCCGCCCGAGCGGGCGGGACAGGTGCCCGTGCGCGACGCTGTCGGTGTGGTCGGTGGCGACGCGCGAGGTCGTGCCGTCGCTCGTGGCGACGAGGACCGGTGCAGCGTGGCCGCGTGGCCGGCGGGTGCCGTCCACGCGGGAGGGGTGCTTCCTAGGCGCGGCCCGCTGCGGTGACCGGATCGGCGTCCGTGACGGCTGCCGGAGCGTCGTCGTCGTGTTCCGACCAGGTGTCATCGGAGTCTACATCGGAGGTCCGACGCGGCTCGCGACCCGGGCGGTACGGGCCGGGCTCCTTGCCGGTGTGGCGACGGGTCTGCACGAGGAACACGATCACGCCCACGAGGATCGCCGCGAAGGACATCCAGACGTTCGTGCGGATGCCGGCGAAGGTCTCGCTCGTGTCGACACGGATGGACTCGAGGACCGAACGGCCGGTGCCGTACCAGATCAGGTAGAGGGCCATGACCTTGCCCCACTGCAGCTGGAAACGCTTGTCGAGCAGCAGGATGACGACCACGCCGACGACGTTCCAGATGATCTCGTACAGGAAGGTCGGGTGGAACAGCGTGCCCGCGGGCAGGCCGGTCGGGAACGCCGGGTTCGTCGACTCGATCTGCAGGCCCCACGGCAGGTTCGTCGGCATGCCGAAGAGTTCGTGGTTGAAGTAGTTGCCGAGCCGTCCGAACGCCTGTGCGAGCAGCACGCCCGGAGCGATGGCGTCGATCAGCGTCGTGAAGCGCAGGCCCACCTGGCGGCACCCGATCCACGCGCCGAGCGACCCGAGGATGATCGCGCCGAAGATCGCGAGACCGCCCTCCCACACGTAGAGGAAGGACCACGGGTCACGGCCGGGCCCGAAGTAGTCCTTGACGTGGGTGAACACGTGGAACAGCCGTCCGCCGATGATCCCCAGCGGCACCGCCCAGATCGCGATGTCGATGATGATCCACCGCTCGACCCCGCGCGCGTTCAGGCGACGGTTCGCGAGCAGCACCGCGGCCACGATCCCCAGCAGGATGCAGATGGCGTACGCGTGGATGCGGAAGTCGAGCGGCAGGTTCCAGCCGAAGACGTCGCGCAGCCAGGCGGTCAGGTCGAAGTACTGCCACGCGGTGCTCGGGCTCGGGATGCTCAGGAGGGGCATGGAGGTGCTGTCGCCTTTCGGTGCTGGACGGCCGCGGTTCCGCCGAGGCGGCGGCCCCGCTCACTGTAGCGCGGGAACCGCGCCCGGCAGGAACGCCGGCGGCCGACCTGTGGGAACTGTGACCGCACGCACGGACGGGAGGCGCGGTGCGGGTGAGCGACGTCGGTCACCCGCACCGCGCCTCCCGTCCGGAACGCGGTGACGGCCCGACGCGCGTCGGTCCGGTGGTCAGCGGTGCCGGAGGAGCGGTCGGCCGCGCACCCCGGATCCGTCGTCAGCGGCGCGCAGCGCCGGACGCGAGGTCGGCCGCACGGTCGGCCACGCCCTGGACGCCGAGGTCGGCGAGGGCGCGCACGAACGCCGATCCGATGATCGCGCCGTCGGCGTACTCGAGCACCTCGGCGACCTGGTCGGCCGTCGAGATCCCGAGGCCGACGCAGGTGCGCTCGACGCCCGCGTCGCGGAGCCGCGACACGACCGCGCGCGCGGCGACGTCGACGCCGACCCGGGCACCGGTGACGCCCATCGTCGACACCGCGTAGACGAACCCGCGGCTCGACCGGACGGCCTGCTGCATCCGGGCGTCCGTCGAGGACGGGGCGGCGAGGAACACGCGGTCGAGCCCGGTGCGCTCCGAGGCGTCGATCCAGGCACGAGCCTCGTCGGGGATGAGGTCCGGGGTGATGAGCCCGGAGGCACCGGCGGCGACGAGGTCGTCTGCGAAGCGCTCCACGCCGTACCGGAGCACGGGGTTCCAGTAGGTCATCACCAGGACCGGCACGTCCACGCGGTTCGTGATCTGGTCGACCGCGTCGAAGACCTGGGCGACGCGGAAGCCGTTCGCCAGGCTCTCCTCGGCGGCGCGCTGGATGACGGGACCGTCCATGACCGGGTCGGAGTAGGGCAGGCCGAACTCGATGACGTCGACGCCGTTCTCGGCGAGGGCGACGGCCGCGTCGACACTGGTCTGCACGTCCGGGAAGCCGGCGGGCAGGTACCCGACGACCGCGCCCGCACGCTCGGCGTTGGCGGTGTCGATCGTCGTCGCGACCGAGCGGGTGGTTCCGGGGGTGGTCACAGCTGCACCGCGTTCTCGTCGAGGATGCCGAAGTAGCGGCTGGCGGACGCCACGTCCTTGTCGCCGCGTCCGGACAGGGACACGAGCACGACACCGTCCGGGCCGAGCTCCTTGCCGAGCTTGATCGCACCGGCCAGTGCGTGGGCCGACTCGATCGCCGGCAGGATGCCCTCGGTGCGGCCGAGCAGACGGAACGCCTCCATCGCCTCGGCGTCGGTGATCGGCGTGTACTGCGCGCGGCCGATCGACGCGAGGTAGGCGTGCTCCGGGCCGACGCTCGGGTAGTCGAGACCCGCCGAGATGCTGTGGCTCTCGATCGTCTGGCCGTCCTCGTCCTGCATGAGGTAGGACATCGTGCCCTGCAGGACACCCGTGCGACCGAGCGAGATGCTCGCCGCGTGACGACCGGTCTCGATCCCCTCGCCGCCGGCCTCGAAGCCGTGCAGCCGGACGGACTCGTCGTCGAGGAACGCCTCGAAGATGCCCATCGCGTTCGACCCGCCGCCGACGCACGCGGCGACGGCGTCGGGCAGGCGACCGATGCGGTCGAGCACCTGCTGCCGGGCCTCCTCGCCGATCACCTTGTGGAACTCGCGCACCATCTCGGGGAACGGGTGCGGGCCGGCGACCGTGCCGAGCAGGTAGTGCGTCGACTCGACGTTGGCGACCCAGTCGCGCAGCGC
This genomic window contains:
- the lgt gene encoding prolipoprotein diacylglyceryl transferase, producing the protein MPLLSIPSPSTAWQYFDLTAWLRDVFGWNLPLDFRIHAYAICILLGIVAAVLLANRRLNARGVERWIIIDIAIWAVPLGIIGGRLFHVFTHVKDYFGPGRDPWSFLYVWEGGLAIFGAIILGSLGAWIGCRQVGLRFTTLIDAIAPGVLLAQAFGRLGNYFNHELFGMPTNLPWGLQIESTNPAFPTGLPAGTLFHPTFLYEIIWNVVGVVVILLLDKRFQLQWGKVMALYLIWYGTGRSVLESIRVDTSETFAGIRTNVWMSFAAILVGVIVFLVQTRRHTGKEPGPYRPGREPRRTSDVDSDDTWSEHDDDAPAAVTDADPVTAAGRA
- the trpB gene encoding tryptophan synthase subunit beta, with the translated sequence MTSLRDLQGPYFGDFGGRFVPESLVEALDELETAFREAWADPAFREELDTLQREYTGRPSIITEAPRFAKHAGGARIILKREDLNHTGSHKINNVLGQALVAKRLGKTRLIAETGAGQHGVATATAAALFGMDCVVYMGAVDTERQALNVARMRLLGAEVIPVETGSRTLKDAINDALRDWVANVESTHYLLGTVAGPHPFPEMVREFHKVIGEEARQQVLDRIGRLPDAVAACVGGGSNAMGIFEAFLDDESVRLHGFEAGGEGIETGRHAASISLGRTGVLQGTMSYLMQDEDGQTIESHSISAGLDYPSVGPEHAYLASIGRAQYTPITDAEAMEAFRLLGRTEGILPAIESAHALAGAIKLGKELGPDGVVLVSLSGRGDKDVASASRYFGILDENAVQL
- the trpA gene encoding tryptophan synthase subunit alpha; this encodes MTTPGTTRSVATTIDTANAERAGAVVGYLPAGFPDVQTSVDAAVALAENGVDVIEFGLPYSDPVMDGPVIQRAAEESLANGFRVAQVFDAVDQITNRVDVPVLVMTYWNPVLRYGVERFADDLVAAGASGLITPDLIPDEARAWIDASERTGLDRVFLAAPSSTDARMQQAVRSSRGFVYAVSTMGVTGARVGVDVAARAVVSRLRDAGVERTCVGLGISTADQVAEVLEYADGAIIGSAFVRALADLGVQGVADRAADLASGAARR